A genomic region of Nitrospirota bacterium contains the following coding sequences:
- the ispD gene encoding 2-C-methyl-D-erythritol 4-phosphate cytidylyltransferase, whose product MPHNAVAIVPSAGLGRRFGEDRNKPFETLGGKPVLIWALETLEKMPEISEIIPVLKETDMQAATELFSHYTISKVKRIAPGGKERQDSVFNGLHFIKDNATVVLIHDGARPFLKAKTVRRALKALSGCDGVVIGVPPKDTIKEIEGGFIRQTLKRDTLIAIQTPQIFFYQPLFDAYAKAMKESFYATDDAALVERNGGRISVVEGEYTNIKITTPEDLVIAEAFLKMMGEEKP is encoded by the coding sequence ATGCCGCATAACGCCGTAGCAATTGTCCCTTCTGCCGGACTGGGAAGAAGGTTCGGAGAAGACAGGAACAAGCCTTTTGAGACCCTGGGCGGCAAACCCGTTCTGATATGGGCTCTCGAAACCCTTGAGAAGATGCCTGAAATATCTGAGATCATCCCTGTGCTCAAGGAGACTGACATGCAGGCAGCCACAGAACTCTTCAGTCACTATACTATCTCCAAAGTAAAGCGCATAGCGCCGGGCGGCAAGGAACGGCAGGATTCTGTTTTTAACGGACTTCATTTCATAAAAGACAACGCAACCGTTGTCCTTATTCATGATGGGGCAAGGCCTTTTCTTAAAGCAAAAACCGTCAGAAGAGCTCTGAAGGCATTATCAGGATGTGACGGTGTTGTGATCGGTGTGCCTCCCAAAGATACGATAAAAGAGATCGAGGGGGGATTCATACGACAGACATTAAAACGGGATACCCTCATTGCAATACAGACCCCCCAGATCTTTTTTTATCAGCCGCTCTTTGATGCCTATGCAAAGGCTATGAAAGAATCTTTTTATGCGACTGACGATGCAGCGCTTGTCGAGAGAAACGGCGGCAGAATCAGCGTAGTAGAAGGGGAGTATACGAATATCAAGATTACGACACCGGAAGACCTTGTGATTGCTGAAGCCTTTCTGAAGATGATGGGGGAAGAGAAACCATGA
- a CDS encoding bifunctional riboflavin kinase/FAD synthetase produces the protein MLLITDLGKITRPFTNSVITLGNFDGIHLGHQELVRMVMKRAQEIQGQSMVVTFRPHPLKVLAPDKCPPLISIYEEKIELFKKLGIDVLVKIPFSLHFAEMSPREFVKKILCDLLGTKEIFVGCNYRFGKGREGTTETLKQMGEEFGFRVNEVEQIFLKSELISSTKIRQLLRAGEVEHAAELLGRPYAITGIVVKGDSRGKTLGFPTANIASKHAIIPSNGVYAVKLSARDTCHDGVVNIGLRPTFETKSLAIEVHVFDFNEDLYGEEVTVYFIKKLRKEKKFDSADALIAQITKDIAEAKTVLAENPDCVDLSL, from the coding sequence ATGCTGCTCATAACTGATCTGGGCAAAATTACCAGGCCCTTCACCAACAGTGTAATAACCCTGGGCAACTTTGACGGCATACACCTTGGCCACCAGGAACTTGTCCGTATGGTCATGAAGCGGGCTCAGGAGATCCAGGGCCAGAGCATGGTCGTCACCTTCAGGCCGCATCCTCTCAAAGTCCTGGCTCCCGACAAATGTCCGCCCCTCATCAGCATCTATGAAGAGAAGATCGAACTGTTCAAAAAATTAGGCATTGACGTTCTGGTCAAGATACCCTTCTCACTTCATTTCGCTGAAATGTCGCCCCGGGAATTTGTGAAGAAGATCCTCTGTGATCTTCTCGGCACAAAAGAGATCTTTGTGGGATGCAACTACCGTTTTGGCAAAGGGAGGGAAGGCACTACCGAGACCCTGAAGCAGATGGGTGAAGAATTCGGTTTCAGGGTGAACGAAGTGGAGCAGATTTTCCTGAAGAGCGAACTGATCAGCAGTACCAAGATCAGGCAGTTGCTACGCGCCGGAGAGGTAGAGCATGCAGCGGAACTCTTAGGCAGACCCTATGCAATAACCGGCATCGTAGTCAAGGGTGACAGCAGGGGCAAGACCCTCGGGTTCCCAACCGCAAACATTGCCTCAAAACATGCAATCATACCCTCAAACGGCGTTTACGCGGTAAAGCTCTCTGCCCGGGACACCTGTCATGACGGCGTTGTCAATATCGGTCTCAGACCTACGTTTGAGACAAAGTCGCTTGCGATCGAGGTGCATGTCTTTGACTTTAATGAAGACCTTTACGGTGAAGAAGTAACGGTCTATTTCATTAAAAAACTGCGAAAGGAAAAGAAGTTCGATTCAGCGGATGCGCTGATTGCCCAGATCACCAAAGATATTGCTGAGGCAAAAACAGTCCTTGCAGAAAATCCTGACTGCGTTGATCTGAGTCTCTGA
- a CDS encoding HD domain-containing protein, translating to MKRIANFLFEAGMLKRTPRTGFQFLGSGSESVAEHIFRTAYIGFALAHLAKDADHDKLLKMCLFHDLPEARTGDLNYVNKKYVKADEVKAVNDLADTLPFGDEIRDLIFEFMKGESLEAQLAYDADQLEMIVALKEHKDLGNTYADEWLGFALKRLKTDIARELAMTILETDSSLWWFSDKSDWWVKGKKEA from the coding sequence ATGAAACGTATTGCAAATTTTCTCTTTGAAGCCGGTATGCTCAAGCGCACGCCAAGGACCGGTTTCCAGTTTTTAGGATCAGGGTCCGAGTCAGTTGCGGAACATATTTTCAGGACTGCGTATATCGGGTTTGCTCTCGCCCATCTTGCAAAGGATGCAGATCATGACAAGCTCCTCAAGATGTGCCTGTTCCACGATCTTCCTGAGGCCAGGACAGGAGACCTGAATTATGTCAACAAAAAATATGTGAAGGCTGACGAGGTAAAAGCGGTTAATGATCTTGCCGATACGCTCCCTTTTGGGGATGAGATCAGGGACCTGATATTCGAGTTCATGAAGGGTGAGAGCCTGGAGGCACAACTGGCGTATGATGCTGATCAGCTCGAAATGATCGTGGCCCTCAAGGAACATAAAGACCTCGGCAATACCTACGCAGACGAGTGGCTCGGTTTTGCGCTGAAAAGGCTGAAGACGGATATCGCCCGAGAACTTGCCATGACCATACTCGAAACAGATTCATCGCTTTGGTGGTTTTCAGACAAGAGCGACTGGTGGGTCAAAGGGAAAAAAGAGGCATAA
- a CDS encoding 2-C-methyl-D-erythritol 2,4-cyclodiphosphate synthase, whose protein sequence is MRIGTGYDSHRFADGRRLILGGVEIPHERGLLGHSDADVLCHAIADAIIGALGLGDIGTHFPDTDPKWKDAVSIELLKSVVEMARMNGYAVAWIDSTIITERPKLSPYIEKMKSAISLAGISAAQINIKAKTNEGMGFIGRGEGIAVHAVCLLEKEGKTTQ, encoded by the coding sequence ATGAGGATCGGCACGGGATATGACTCTCACCGCTTTGCGGATGGCAGGAGGCTTATCCTTGGCGGCGTCGAGATACCTCACGAAAGAGGACTGTTAGGCCATTCCGATGCTGACGTGCTCTGTCATGCCATTGCCGATGCGATCATCGGAGCGCTTGGATTAGGAGATATAGGCACCCATTTCCCTGATACTGATCCGAAGTGGAAAGACGCCGTGAGCATCGAACTGCTGAAGTCCGTTGTTGAAATGGCAAGAATGAACGGCTATGCTGTTGCCTGGATTGACTCAACGATTATCACTGAAAGACCGAAGCTCTCTCCCTATATTGAGAAGATGAAGTCTGCAATATCTCTGGCCGGTATCTCTGCAGCGCAGATTAATATCAAGGCAAAGACAAACGAGGGCATGGGGTTTATCGGTCGGGGTGAAGGTATTGCGGTGCACGCGGTCTGCCTGCTTGAGAAGGAGGGGAAAACAACGCAGTAG
- a CDS encoding HEAT repeat domain-containing protein, with the protein MENGFLDNIIDMFRHDSSLYDLVGMLIQDERVRVRIGITALMEELKRLDPDNVISAQKNLLPLLAHTEAVVRGDAANLIGIIGDRGSLPFLEQCLLDTHEGVRTIAQEAVAQMQAQ; encoded by the coding sequence ATGGAGAACGGCTTTCTTGACAACATCATTGACATGTTCAGGCATGACAGCTCGCTGTATGATCTTGTCGGCATGTTGATACAGGATGAGCGCGTCAGAGTAAGGATAGGCATTACTGCGCTGATGGAAGAACTGAAGAGGCTTGATCCTGACAATGTCATTTCTGCCCAGAAAAACCTGCTGCCGCTTCTTGCCCATACCGAAGCGGTTGTGCGGGGCGATGCTGCAAACCTTATCGGCATTATCGGTGACAGGGGTTCGCTCCCGTTTCTTGAGCAGTGCCTGCTGGATACTCATGAGGGTGTCAGGACCATTGCTCAGGAAGCAGTTGCCCAGATGCAGGCTCAGTAG
- a CDS encoding DegQ family serine endoprotease translates to MKNKIGIIVLFLLIGILIGGVSFYFLEKVTGTHKGYASFTAPNVPRQIIDTSKAFSEIAGSVSPSVVNISTTKVMKRDSGSSPEDPFFDLLNPFRNFKMPKKWKEQSLGSGVIVSTDGYIITNNHVVEQADEIRVTLFDKRSFKAKIIGADTKTDIAIVKIEADNLRAAQWGDSDKLQVGEFVLAIGNPYGLSHTVTMGIISAVGRANVGIADYEDFIQTDAAINPGNSGGPLVNIKGELIGVNTAIFSRSGGYQGIGFAVPSNMTRLVMNQLVDKGKVTRGWLGVTIQELTPELSQKFGLKSEKGALVGDIAKGSPAEKSGIKRGDIILEYNGKKISDVGNLRNMVAQSKVGSEIPITILRGGKEYAVKVLIVELPKDMAEATPGNTPEDATFEGLSGLSAMELSREIARQLGLHKDEKGVVVVRVEAGSPAEEAGIRKGDVIQEIDRKRIEGLNDYNKAVSGMKPGDAALLFVNRGGKKFYVTIKPS, encoded by the coding sequence ATGAAGAATAAAATCGGGATTATAGTTCTTTTCCTGCTCATCGGCATTCTTATCGGCGGAGTTTCGTTCTATTTCCTTGAGAAAGTCACGGGGACACATAAAGGATACGCGTCCTTTACCGCGCCAAATGTGCCGCGTCAGATCATCGACACAAGCAAGGCATTTTCAGAGATTGCAGGTTCTGTCTCGCCCTCTGTTGTAAACATATCAACAACAAAGGTTATGAAGAGAGATTCAGGGTCCTCTCCTGAAGATCCGTTTTTTGACCTTTTAAACCCGTTTCGCAATTTCAAGATGCCCAAAAAGTGGAAAGAGCAGAGCCTGGGCTCAGGGGTAATTGTCAGCACAGACGGCTATATCATTACGAATAACCATGTCGTTGAACAGGCTGACGAGATCAGGGTAACGCTCTTTGACAAGCGTTCCTTCAAGGCAAAGATTATCGGTGCAGACACCAAGACAGATATCGCTATTGTGAAGATCGAGGCAGACAATCTCAGGGCTGCGCAGTGGGGAGATTCTGACAAGCTGCAGGTCGGTGAGTTTGTGCTTGCGATCGGCAATCCCTATGGTCTGAGCCATACGGTTACCATGGGCATTATTAGCGCTGTGGGAAGGGCCAATGTCGGGATAGCAGATTATGAGGACTTTATCCAGACCGATGCGGCAATCAACCCCGGAAATTCAGGCGGCCCGCTTGTCAATATCAAGGGAGAACTTATCGGCGTCAATACGGCGATTTTTTCGAGGTCCGGCGGATACCAGGGCATCGGGTTTGCGGTGCCGAGCAACATGACCCGTCTTGTGATGAACCAGCTTGTTGATAAAGGAAAGGTAACGCGGGGTTGGCTCGGCGTAACAATCCAGGAACTGACGCCTGAACTATCGCAGAAGTTCGGGCTGAAGAGCGAGAAGGGTGCACTGGTAGGAGATATTGCCAAGGGAAGTCCTGCCGAAAAATCGGGCATCAAGAGGGGCGACATCATCCTTGAATATAACGGCAAGAAGATTTCTGATGTGGGGAACCTCAGGAACATGGTCGCCCAGAGCAAGGTCGGCAGCGAAATACCGATAACTATTCTGAGGGGCGGCAAGGAATATGCGGTAAAGGTTCTGATCGTAGAACTGCCAAAGGATATGGCAGAGGCAACTCCCGGCAACACACCTGAGGATGCGACCTTTGAAGGCCTCTCAGGACTGTCCGCCATGGAACTCTCCCGGGAGATTGCCCGGCAGCTTGGCCTTCACAAGGATGAGAAAGGTGTTGTCGTTGTTCGGGTCGAAGCAGGAAGCCCTGCTGAGGAGGCCGGCATACGCAAAGGAGATGTCATCCAGGAAATTGACAGAAAGCGGATTGAAGGGCTCAACGACTACAATAAGGCCGTCTCAGGGATGAAGCCGGGAGACGCGGCACTCCTTTTCGTCAACAGGGGCGGGAAGAAGTTTTACGTTACGATCAAGCCCTCTTGA
- a CDS encoding cysteine--tRNA ligase yields MGFWRDIRQDYKAVFERDPAARNSLEVLLAYPGFHAVFIHRINHILWVAGIPVLPRLLSHAARFLTGIEIHPAAILGRGFFIDHGMGVVIGETAEVGENCLLYQGVTLGGTGKEKGKRHPTLGNNVTVGAGAKILGAITIGNNAVIGANSVILKPVPDNAICVGVPGRITKKKIIRMTTEDGLVEVMDYFPDPTNEKIKELEARISEIARKMEAPQSTVQKGGRMKLYNTLGGKKEDFVPVTPGQVKMYVCGITVYDHCHIGHARSSIIFDIMRRYLAYRGYHVTFVKNFTDIDDKIINRAKQEGIAWNEVAEKYIAEYYQDMDQLGVGRADIEPKATEHIQEIIEITKGLVDKGYAYASDGDVYFQIEKFSDYGKLSKRDLDDMIAGARVDVNERKRNPMDFALWKASKEGEPSWDSPWGPGRPGWHIECSAMSRKHLGDTFDIHGGGADLTFPHHENEIAQSEAFTGKPFAKYWVHNGFITVDKEKMSKSLGNFFTIKEILSKFDAEPIRFFLLSTHYRSPIEFSDEQLKEAEVSIDRYYTTALRVRDFLAQDNAKEKAGTEEKAFGDMLDAFRGRFTEAMDDDFNTALAIGNIFELIRILNKYLDGKPSGPRAKELVVRAQDLLKEIGNALNIFARTPEEWNSALMQFKCPDVTEEFILTKIEERQKARVNKDWAAADALRKELEGNGVILEDKKEGTAWKVKV; encoded by the coding sequence ATGGGCTTCTGGAGGGATATAAGGCAGGACTATAAGGCAGTTTTCGAAAGAGATCCTGCTGCACGCAACAGTCTTGAGGTCCTCCTTGCCTATCCCGGATTTCATGCGGTCTTCATCCATAGAATTAACCATATTCTCTGGGTCGCCGGCATCCCCGTTCTCCCAAGACTTCTTTCTCATGCTGCCCGGTTTCTCACCGGAATCGAGATCCATCCGGCAGCAATATTAGGCAGAGGTTTTTTTATAGACCATGGCATGGGGGTCGTAATCGGCGAAACAGCAGAAGTCGGTGAAAACTGCCTTCTCTATCAGGGTGTAACCCTTGGCGGCACGGGCAAGGAAAAGGGCAAGCGTCATCCAACCCTTGGCAATAATGTGACGGTTGGCGCAGGGGCCAAGATATTGGGCGCAATTACAATCGGCAATAACGCTGTCATCGGGGCCAACTCGGTAATTCTGAAACCTGTGCCTGACAATGCCATATGTGTTGGGGTGCCTGGCAGGATCACAAAAAAGAAGATCATACGGATGACGACTGAAGACGGGCTTGTCGAGGTTATGGACTATTTTCCTGACCCGACGAACGAAAAGATAAAGGAGCTGGAAGCGCGGATTTCTGAGATAGCCAGAAAGATGGAGGCTCCCCAGAGTACAGTCCAAAAAGGAGGAAGAATGAAACTTTATAATACCCTTGGCGGCAAGAAAGAGGATTTTGTTCCTGTAACGCCGGGGCAGGTAAAGATGTATGTATGCGGCATAACCGTTTATGACCATTGCCACATTGGTCATGCGCGGAGTTCGATCATATTTGATATCATGCGCCGGTATCTTGCCTACAGGGGATACCATGTTACGTTCGTAAAGAACTTCACTGATATCGACGACAAGATCATTAACAGGGCGAAACAGGAAGGCATTGCCTGGAACGAGGTTGCTGAAAAGTATATCGCTGAATACTATCAGGACATGGATCAGCTTGGGGTTGGCAGAGCTGATATCGAGCCAAAGGCGACCGAGCATATTCAGGAGATTATCGAGATCACAAAAGGCCTTGTGGACAAGGGATACGCCTATGCTTCGGATGGAGATGTCTATTTCCAGATCGAAAAGTTCAGTGATTACGGCAAGCTTTCAAAGCGCGATCTTGATGACATGATTGCAGGGGCACGGGTAGACGTGAATGAGCGCAAAAGAAACCCTATGGATTTCGCCCTCTGGAAGGCGTCAAAAGAAGGGGAGCCTTCCTGGGACAGCCCCTGGGGGCCCGGCAGGCCAGGCTGGCACATAGAATGTTCTGCCATGTCAAGGAAGCACCTGGGAGACACGTTCGATATCCACGGCGGAGGGGCTGACCTGACATTCCCGCATCATGAAAATGAGATTGCCCAGTCAGAGGCATTTACCGGTAAACCCTTTGCAAAATACTGGGTGCATAACGGCTTTATCACCGTAGATAAGGAGAAGATGTCAAAGTCTCTGGGCAACTTCTTTACGATCAAGGAAATCCTTTCAAAGTTTGATGCAGAACCGATAAGGTTTTTTCTCCTTTCAACCCACTACCGGAGCCCGATCGAGTTTTCCGACGAGCAGCTGAAAGAGGCCGAGGTATCCATAGACCGCTACTACACAACAGCGCTCCGTGTGCGCGATTTCCTTGCCCAGGATAATGCAAAGGAAAAGGCAGGCACAGAAGAGAAGGCTTTCGGGGATATGCTGGATGCATTCAGGGGCAGATTTACCGAGGCAATGGACGACGACTTTAATACGGCACTTGCAATCGGGAATATCTTCGAACTGATCCGCATCCTCAATAAATATCTCGATGGAAAACCCTCTGGTCCCCGGGCAAAGGAATTGGTTGTCCGGGCACAGGACCTTTTGAAAGAGATCGGGAATGCGCTGAATATTTTCGCACGCACGCCTGAGGAGTGGAACAGTGCTCTCATGCAGTTTAAGTGCCCGGATGTGACGGAGGAGTTCATCCTGACAAAAATTGAGGAGCGGCAGAAGGCCCGGGTGAACAAGGATTGGGCTGCAGCTGATGCACTCCGAAAGGAGCTTGAAGGTAACGGGGTGATCCTTGAAGACAAGAAGGAAGGCACTGCCTGGAAGGTCAAGGTGTAG
- a CDS encoding diguanylate cyclase: MTHPSDAVQEKLKGLRKIFLGQLQGKIREIEEAWASLLRDGWDQGRAEAVTRLLHTMAGTAGTFGFSAIRVAAKTPEARIRAGIREGGNPSISVLAEITEYLTSLRDACGDAAISTVASQVTMQVPSSARSDNDTVFVVDSDPLFVDGLALQLRCYGYKVAAFSSFAGFIEAWKASMPLLIVMELSFLGDLQTGADAIAELQQRQESPIPVVFLSDRVDFNSRLEAVRAGGTAFFVKPMDVGHLVDILDALTTRRPRHPFRILIVDDDPLLADFHATVLLQAGMKAAVVTEPEQALESMIDFRPELILMDVYMPGCSGMELARLIRQDETYIDIPIVFLSSETDIDRQLAAMGRGGDDFLTKPIQPARLITSVTLRADRYRTLRSFMLYDGLTGLLNHTRTKEQLDVEVSRVFRQKAELSFALIDIDHFKLVNDTYGHPVGDQVLKSLSRLLKQRLRTTDIVGRFGGEEFAVILTDTDGQTAHRILNELREDFAKICHTIKDGSFNVTFSCGIACPEPGMTGTALINEADRALYEAKRAGRNCVVCGGAGEASTAC, from the coding sequence ATGACACATCCCAGCGATGCAGTTCAGGAAAAGCTGAAAGGGCTGCGAAAGATCTTTTTAGGACAGCTGCAGGGGAAAATCCGGGAGATCGAAGAGGCTTGGGCATCTCTGCTCCGGGACGGCTGGGACCAGGGCCGGGCAGAAGCCGTTACCCGTCTGCTCCATACGATGGCCGGTACTGCCGGGACTTTCGGTTTCTCCGCAATACGGGTTGCGGCAAAAACCCCTGAGGCCAGGATCAGGGCGGGCATCAGAGAGGGCGGAAATCCGTCTATCAGCGTGCTGGCTGAAATAACAGAATACTTAACCTCGCTCAGGGATGCCTGCGGAGATGCCGCAATATCAACGGTCGCTTCTCAGGTCACTATGCAGGTGCCTTCCTCCGCCCGGTCAGACAACGATACTGTTTTTGTGGTCGATAGCGACCCGCTGTTTGTCGATGGCCTTGCCCTTCAACTGCGCTGTTATGGATATAAGGTGGCCGCTTTCAGCTCCTTTGCCGGTTTCATTGAGGCCTGGAAGGCATCAATGCCACTGCTTATCGTTATGGAACTGTCATTTCTCGGTGATCTGCAGACGGGTGCAGACGCAATTGCAGAGCTTCAGCAGAGACAGGAATCGCCAATCCCCGTTGTATTTCTTTCCGACAGGGTAGATTTTAACAGCCGGCTCGAGGCTGTGCGTGCCGGAGGTACTGCCTTTTTTGTAAAGCCTATGGATGTCGGTCACCTGGTGGATATTTTGGATGCCCTGACAACGCGCAGACCGCGCCATCCCTTTCGCATCCTGATTGTAGATGACGATCCGCTCCTGGCCGACTTTCATGCAACCGTGCTGCTGCAGGCAGGCATGAAAGCCGCCGTGGTGACGGAGCCCGAGCAGGCGCTGGAGAGCATGATCGATTTCAGGCCTGAGCTTATCCTGATGGATGTATATATGCCTGGCTGCAGTGGCATGGAACTGGCCAGGTTGATACGTCAGGATGAGACGTACATCGACATTCCTATAGTCTTCCTTTCCTCGGAAACGGATATTGACCGGCAGTTGGCCGCGATGGGTCGCGGCGGCGATGATTTTCTTACCAAGCCTATCCAGCCGGCCCGACTGATTACGTCGGTCACGCTTCGGGCAGACCGGTACCGCACTCTGCGGTCCTTCATGCTCTACGATGGTCTAACAGGCCTGCTCAATCATACAAGGACCAAGGAGCAATTAGACGTTGAGGTTTCACGCGTTTTCAGACAAAAGGCGGAACTCTCCTTTGCCCTGATCGATATAGATCATTTCAAGTTGGTAAACGACACCTATGGGCATCCGGTCGGTGACCAGGTCCTTAAAAGTCTGTCGCGCCTGCTGAAGCAGCGGTTGAGAACAACGGATATCGTGGGTCGTTTCGGCGGTGAAGAGTTCGCGGTCATCCTTACCGATACCGACGGGCAGACCGCTCACAGGATATTGAACGAACTGCGGGAGGATTTCGCAAAGATCTGCCACACGATCAAAGATGGCTCTTTCAATGTCACCTTCAGCTGCGGCATCGCCTGCCCGGAACCGGGGATGACCGGAACTGCCCTGATCAACGAAGCGGACAGGGCCCTGTATGAGGCCAAGCGGGCAGGACGAAACTGTGTGGTTTGCGGAGGGGCAGGCGAGGCCTCTACGGCCTGCTGA
- a CDS encoding GAF domain-containing protein produces MFDRKLKIYQQIMQQMADGVCLVSLDGRITFWNGGAEAITGRTSLELLGKSCFDEMIRFEDEEGNALCDLISSFAATTKPEQRNLFLKLRDGSRALLEGSISPMLRAGKPEGIIITFRDISQFAALRLFQLKTQKLERLIPICGWCKKIRHDDETWEQLEAYLTEQGFGDFTHSMCPVCAEKIFSKRIYLESYQNVCKAISTSLSVEEVLSLIVTNVVKVMNMKASLVRLLNREKNQLEIAAHCGLSSSYVNKGPVEYDRSIDDALAGKPVSIYDITEDRSSKYRNEAEKEGIRTILSIPLRFKDEVIGVLRMYTAEPLDYSDEDLKFLAAIAEQAAIAIMNARHFEKSVSREREYLDIFKAVTKTISSTLNVKEVLNTVVRMIPAVMRLKAATIRLLDETGQKLVLEASHGLSEQYLSRGPVDTEENIREALNEKPVAIYDVMTDQRITYKKETEAEGIKSVLALPIIAKGKVIGVLRLLTNVHRTFSQDEIDFTMALAEQCGIAIENARMYEKLHSANMQ; encoded by the coding sequence ATGTTTGACAGAAAACTGAAAATATATCAACAGATCATGCAGCAGATGGCTGACGGGGTCTGCCTTGTATCCCTTGACGGCAGGATTACCTTCTGGAATGGCGGGGCAGAGGCGATAACAGGCAGGACTTCGCTTGAACTGCTTGGCAAATCCTGTTTCGATGAGATGATCAGGTTTGAAGATGAGGAGGGCAATGCCCTCTGCGATCTCATTTCTTCTTTTGCTGCGACGACTAAGCCGGAGCAGAGGAATCTTTTCCTGAAGCTCAGAGATGGCAGCAGGGCCCTTCTGGAAGGCAGTATTTCTCCGATGCTCAGGGCCGGAAAGCCGGAAGGTATTATTATCACCTTCAGGGACATTTCTCAGTTTGCTGCTCTCAGGCTGTTTCAGCTTAAAACGCAGAAACTCGAGCGCCTGATCCCGATCTGCGGCTGGTGCAAGAAGATCCGGCATGATGATGAGACGTGGGAGCAGCTTGAAGCCTATCTTACAGAGCAGGGGTTCGGTGATTTTACGCATTCAATGTGCCCTGTCTGCGCAGAGAAGATATTTTCGAAACGCATCTATCTCGAAAGCTACCAGAATGTCTGCAAGGCGATCAGTACCAGCCTTTCGGTTGAGGAGGTGCTGAGCCTCATTGTTACGAATGTGGTCAAGGTAATGAACATGAAGGCAAGCCTTGTAAGACTCCTCAACAGGGAGAAGAATCAGCTTGAGATCGCTGCCCATTGCGGCCTGAGCTCAAGCTATGTGAACAAAGGCCCTGTTGAATATGACCGCTCCATAGACGATGCCCTCGCAGGAAAGCCGGTCTCGATCTACGACATCACCGAGGACAGGTCGTCAAAATACCGGAACGAGGCCGAGAAAGAGGGCATCCGTACGATCCTTTCGATACCGCTTCGGTTCAAGGATGAGGTGATTGGCGTGCTTCGAATGTACACTGCAGAACCGCTGGATTATTCAGACGAAGACCTGAAGTTTCTTGCCGCAATTGCGGAACAGGCTGCTATCGCGATCATGAATGCGCGCCATTTTGAAAAAAGCGTCTCACGGGAGCGTGAGTATCTTGATATCTTCAAGGCAGTCACCAAAACGATCAGTTCAACGCTTAACGTGAAAGAGGTCTTAAATACGGTCGTGAGGATGATCCCTGCGGTCATGAGGCTGAAGGCGGCGACTATTCGGCTCCTTGACGAAACAGGCCAGAAACTGGTGCTTGAGGCATCTCACGGTCTGTCAGAGCAGTATCTAAGCAGGGGACCTGTCGATACGGAGGAGAACATCCGGGAGGCCTTAAACGAAAAGCCCGTTGCCATCTATGATGTGATGACTGATCAGAGGATTACCTATAAGAAAGAGACAGAGGCAGAGGGGATCAAGAGCGTTCTCGCTCTTCCTATCATAGCGAAAGGAAAGGTGATCGGTGTGCTGAGGCTGCTTACCAACGTGCACAGGACCTTCAGCCAGGACGAGATCGATTTCACGATGGCCCTTGCAGAGCAGTGCGGCATTGCTATCGAAAACGCACGTATGTACGAAAAGCTCCATTCTGCCAATATGCAATAA